Proteins from a genomic interval of Apteryx mantelli isolate bAptMan1 chromosome 5, bAptMan1.hap1, whole genome shotgun sequence:
- the MAB21L2 gene encoding protein mab-21-like 2 produces the protein MIAAQAKLVYQLNKYYTERCQARKAAIAKTIREVCKVVSDVLKEVEVQEPRFISSLSEIDARYEGLEVISPTEFEVVLYLNQMGVFNFVDDGSLPGCAVLKLSDGRKRSMSLWVEFITASGYLSARKIRSRFQTLVAQAVDKCSYRDVVKMIADTSEVKLRIRERYVVQITPAFKCTGIWPRSAAQWPMPHIPWPGPNRVAEVKAEGFNLLSKECYSLTGKQSSAESDAWVLQFGEAENRLLMGGCRNKCLSVLKTLRDRHLELPGQPLNNYHMKTLLLYECEKHPRETDWDEACLGDRLNGILLQLISCLQCRRCPHYFLPNLDLFQGKPHSALESAAKQTWRLAREILTNPKSLDKL, from the coding sequence ATGATCGCCGCGCAGGCCAAGCTGGTCTACCAGCTCAACAAATACTACACGGAGCGCTGCCAGGCCCGCAAGGCGGCCATCGCCAAGACCATCCGCGAGGTGTGCAAGGTCGTGTCGGACGTGCTCAAGGAGGTGGAGGTGCAGGAGCCGCGCTTCATCAGCTCCCTGAGCGAGATCGACGCCCGCTACGAGGGGCTGGAGGTGATCTCGCCCACGGAGTTTGAGGTGGTGCTCTACCTCAACCAGATGGGCGTCTTCAACTTCGTGGACGACGGCTCCCTGCCGGGCTGCGCCGTGCTCAAGCTGAGCGACGGCCGCAAGCGCAGCATGTCCCTCTGGGTGGAGTTCATCACCGCCTCGGGCTACCTGTCCGCCCGCAAGATCCGCTCCCGCTTCCAGACGCTGGTGGCCCAAGCCGTGGACAAGTGCAGCTACCGCGACGTGGTGAAGATGATCGCGGACACCAGCGAGGTGAAGCTCCGCATCCGCGAGCGCTACGTGGTGCAGATCACGCCCGCCTTCAAGTGCACCGGGATCTGGCCCCGCAGCGCTGCTCAGTGGCCCATGCCCCACATCCCCTGGCCCGGCCCCAACCGGGTGGCGGAGGTGAAGGCGGAGGGCTTCAACCTGCTCTCCAAGGAGTGCTACTCACTGACGGGCAAGCAGAGCTCGGCCGAGAGCGACGCCTGGGTGCTGCAGTTCGGCGAGGCCGAGAACCGGCTGCTGATGGGCGGCTGCCGGAACAAGTGCCTCTCGGTGCTGAAGACCCTGCGCGACCGGcacctggagctgccggggcagccgcTCAACAACTACCACATGAAGACGCTGCTGCTGTACGAGTGCGAGAAGCACCCGCGGGAGACCGACTGGGACGAGGCGTGCCTGGGCGACCGGCTCAACGGCATCCTGCTGCAGCTCATCTCCTGCCTGCAGTGCCGCCGCTGCCCCCACTACTTCCTGCCCAACCTAGACCTCTTTCAGGGCAAACCCCACTCGGCCCTAGAAAGCGCTGCCAAACAGACCTGGAGGCTGGCCAGAGAAATCCTCACCAATCCCAAAAGCCTCGACAAACTATAG